In Erigeron canadensis isolate Cc75 chromosome 7, C_canadensis_v1, whole genome shotgun sequence, one DNA window encodes the following:
- the LOC122606794 gene encoding factor of DNA methylation 1-like, translating to MEFSSDEESDISDSEIPEYKDKPYEQLRSGKLRVKFPNGIFRCPFCAGKKKQNFKYKDLHHHATGVSKGSSNRKAKEKANHLALMMYLENELADEAEIPLVVAAPVPAAPVSEVNDLYCWPWTGLVVNIVKDAKNGKDIENKAYWVKVFAKYRPEDIEILWDDWKPTAQALVSFDNDWTGFKDAMEFEKSFEAARCGKKEWKASKSPTDSRIYAWIARANDFESQGPIGEYLRANRVLKTVSSIVQEAAENRHKAVAELATEIDMRNENLDDLQVKYNQKTMSLSRMIEEKDNLYQAFNEETRNMQRLAREHVKWVLDEREMLNADIEERRRKLDERSKQLKMSEAKTEREKQKLEEDKRKNDLQNTSLHMASIEQKKADKSVLRLVEEQKREKEEALKKVLELEKQLDSKQKLEMEIEELNGKLQVMKHLGDDEAVQEQIKKMNDELKSKKEEMDGLDELNQTLMVKQRQSNDEIQEARRELIKVMKDISNGRANIGVKKVGELDVKIFHDACKEKYDPEEAQVKASELCSLWQCNLTNAGWHPMKVVMVDGKPEELIDENDELLKTLKAEWGNSIYNAVVVAFKEIHKYNSSGRYAVSLLWNFKDAREATLQEVINHILKNTKKRKR from the exons ATGGAGTTCAGCTCTGATGAAGAGTCTGACATCAGTGATTCAGAGATTCCCGAGTATAAAGATAAGCCTTATGAGCAGTTGAGGAGTGGAAAGCTTAGAGTTAAATTTCCAAATGGAATTTTCCGGTGTCCTTTTTGTGCTGGGAAAAAGAAACAGAACTTCAAATACAAAGATTTACATCACCATGCGACTGGAGTGAGCAAAGGTTCTTCGAACAGAAAAGCAAAAGAAAAGGCTAATCATCTTGCTTTAATGATGTACTTGGAGAATGAACTTGCAGATGAGGCTGAAATACCATTGGTAGTGGCTGCTCCAGTACCTGCAGCTCCGGTATCTGAAGTTAATGATTTATATTGCTGGCCTTGGACTGGACTTGTGGTCAACATAGTCAAAGATGCGAAAAATGGGAAAGATATTGAGAATAAAGCATATTGGGTAAAAGTATTTGCAAAGTATAGGCCCGAAGATATTGAGATCTTATGGGACGACTGGAAACCAACCGCTCAAGCCTTGGTCTCGTTTGACAATGATTGGACTGGTTTTAAGGATGCTATGGAATTTGAGAAATCTTTTGAAGCTGCTCGTTGTGGTAAGAAAGAATGGAAGGCTTCTAAAAGTCCTACTGATTCTAGAATTTACGCATGGATAGCTCGTGCAAATGATTTTGAATCACAAGGGCCAATAGGAGAATATCTTCGCGCCAATAGGGTTCTGAAAACGGTTTCAAGTATTGTTCAAGAAGCTGCTGAAAACAGACACAAAGCAGTAGCTGAGTTAGCAACTGAAATTGACATGAGGAATGAAAATCTTGATGATTTGCAAGTCAAATATAATCAGAAAACCATGTCTTTGAGCAGGATGATCGAGGAAAAAGACAACCTTTATCAAGCTTTTAATGAAG AGACAAGGAATATGCAGCGGCTTGCCAGGGAGCATGTGAAATGGGTACTAGATGAACGAGAAATGCTAAATGCAGATATAGAAGAACGTAGAAGAAAGCTTGATGAACGAAGCAAGCAACTCAAAATGAGTGAGGCCAAAACAGAACGTGAGAAACAAAAGCTAGAGGAAGATAAAAGAAAG AATGATCTGCAAAACACTTCTCTGCATATGGCTTCCATAGAACAGAAAAAAGCTGATAAGAGTGTCTTGAGGCTGGTTGAAGAGCAGAAG AGAGAGAAGGAGGAGGCTTTGAAGAAAGTACTTGAGTTGGAGAAACAGCTAGATAGTAAACAGAAATTGGAGATGGAAATCGAAGAACTGAATGGGAAACTGCAGGTGATGAAGCATCTGGGAGATGATGAAGCAGTTCAGGAGCAAATTAAAAAGATGAATGATGAACTGAAATCAAAGAAGGAGGAAATGGATGGTTTGGATGAATTGAATCAAACTCTCATGGTGAAGCAGCGTCAAAGTAATGATGAGATACAAGAAGCTCGCAGAGAGTTGATTAAG GTCATGAAGGATATTTCAAATGGACGTGCAAATATTGGGGTTAAAAAGGTGGGAGAACTTGATGTGAAAATCTTCCATGATGCTTGCAAGGAAAAGTATGACCCCGAAGAAGCACAAGTCAAGGCCTCTGAATTGTGTTCTCTCTGGCAGTGTAACCTAACAAATGCAGGGTGGCATCCGATGAAAGTAGTTATGGTAGATGGTAAACCTGAG GAACTGATTGATGAAAATGACGAATTGCTGAAAACTCTCAAGGCAGAATGGGGAAATAGCATATATAATGCAGTGGTGGTTGCTTTTAAGGAGATTCATAAGTACAACTCCAGTGGAAGGTATGCGGTTTCTCTGCTTTGGAATTTTAAAGACGCTCGAGAAGCTACATTGCAGGAAGTTATCAATCACATTTTGAAGAATACGAAGAAGCGCAAAAGATAG
- the LOC122608579 gene encoding deSI-like protein At4g17486 encodes MVFRGRSSVTCVIPTRSVPVYLNVYDLTSINGWAYWLGLGIYHSGVQVHGVEFGAFGSRENANTTKIYEGAPKQCEGFTFRKRILIGYTDMSLWEVERYMDELTQDYKGISYGRITRNCNHFCNDVCLRLTGNPIPSWINRVARIGLLCNSAN; translated from the exons ATGGTGTTTAGAGGAAGAAGTTCAGTAACATGTGTAATACCAACCAGATCAGTGCCAGTTTATCTTAACGTCTACGATCTTACCTCCATTAACGGATGGGCTTATTGGCTTGGCCTCGGTATCTACCATTCGGGTGTTCAAG ttcATGGAGTTGAGTTTGGTGCATTTGGATCGCGAGAAAATGCAAATACTACCAAGATATACGAAGGGGCACCAAAACAATGTGAAGGTTTTACATTCAGGAAGCGGATTTTAATAGGATATACGGATATGAGTCTATGGGAAGTTGAAAGATATATGGACGAACTTACTCAAGACTACAAAGGAATATCATACGGCCGAATTACTAGAAACTGCAATCATTTTTGTAATGATGTTTGTCTGAGACTTACTGGAAATCCAATTCCTAGTTGGATTAATCGTGTAGCTAGAATTG GTTTATTGTGCAATTCGGCTAATTAA
- the LOC122607239 gene encoding elongation factor 1-alpha-like, with translation MEVILFEFSWKELWSHLWASKRKEIIKVVHMWARPQKTHINISFVLISGFEGDNLTETSPNLPWYTGPTLLEAIDRINEPKRPSDKPLRLPLHDVYKIGGIGTVPVGQVETGVIKPGMEVTFGFGLTTEVKSVEMHSKALPEALPGDFVGFNVQNVAAKDLKRGYVASNSKDDPAKGAASFTSHVIVMNDYPGQIKVGYEPLLSCHTSHVAVKFAELLTKIDRDTYEDLESKPKFLKGGDAGIVKMVPIKPMVVEIFSEYPTLGRFVVRNLRQTVAVGVIKNVDKRVPIKRLSAQCGGGGDDVI, from the exons ATGGAAGTAATTTTGTTTGAGTTCAGCTGGAAGGAGCTCTGGTCCCATTTGTGGGCTTCCAAACgcaaagaaataataaaagtgGTGCATATGTGGGCTCGGCCACAAAAGACTCATATCAACATCTCATTTGTCCTAATCTCTGGTTTTGAGGGCGACAACTTGACTGAGACGTCACCTAACCTTCCGTGGTACACAGGTCCAACTCTACTTGAAGCCATTGACCGGATCAATGAGCCGAAAAGACCATCTGACAAGCCTCTCCGTCTTCCCCTTCATGATGTCTATAAGATTGGTGGGATTGGAACTGTGCCTGTGGGACAGGTTGAAACTGGTGTGATTAAGCCAGGTATGGAGGTCACTTTTGGCTTTGGTTTGACAACTGAAGTCAAATCTGTAGAGATGCACTCCAAAGCACTGCCTGAGGCATTGCCAGGAGATTTTGTTGGTTTCAATGTTCAGAATGTTGCTGCAAAGGATCTTAAGCGTGGGTATGTTGCTTCAAACTCTAAGGATGACCCTGCAAAGGGTGCTGCTAGTTTTACATCTCATGTCATCGTCATGAACGACTACCCGGGTCAAATTAAAGTAGGGTATGAACCATTGCTATCTTGCCATACTTCTCACGTTGCAGTTAAGTTTGCTGAACTGTTGACCAAGATTGACCGTGATACTTATGAGGATCTTGAGAGTAAGCCCAAGTTTTTGAAAGGTGGCGACGCTGGAATAGTGAAGATGGTTCCAATAAAGCCGATGGTGGTTGAGATTTTCTCTGAGTATCCTACATTGGGTCGATTTGTTGTGAGGAACTTAAGACAGACTGTTGCTGTGGGCGTGATCAAGAACGTGGATAAGAGGGTTCCA ATTAAAAGATTATCAGCTCAATGCGGCGGGGGTGGCGACGACGTGATATAG